A single Pradoshia eiseniae DNA region contains:
- a CDS encoding NifU family protein, with amino-acid sequence MALAEQELFDQVQDVLDKLRPFLLRDGGDCELVDVDEGIVKLRLLGACGSCPSSTITLKAGIERALLEEVPGVVEVEQVF; translated from the coding sequence ATAGCCTTGGCAGAACAAGAGTTATTTGATCAGGTTCAAGACGTTCTTGATAAGTTGCGTCCATTTCTTCTTCGCGATGGCGGAGACTGTGAACTAGTTGATGTGGATGAAGGTATTGTTAAGCTGCGTTTATTAGGAGCATGCGGAAGCTGCCCTAGTTCCACTATCACGCTGAAAGCAGGCATCGAGCGTGCCCTACTTGAAGAAGTTCCTGGCGTTGTTGAAGTAGAACAAGTATTCTAA
- a CDS encoding YuzD family protein — MKIAEVFVYGAEQICASCVGMPSSKETYEWLEAALSRKFPNQPIKFTYIDIESPQEEPFVRKMAEKVRNDEYFYPLVVLDEKVLGEGNPRLKTIYEALEAKGYKSEAIK, encoded by the coding sequence ATGAAAATAGCTGAGGTTTTCGTTTATGGCGCGGAGCAAATTTGCGCAAGCTGTGTGGGAATGCCATCATCAAAAGAAACGTATGAATGGCTGGAAGCTGCGCTTTCAAGGAAATTCCCAAATCAGCCTATTAAATTCACGTATATTGACATAGAATCTCCACAGGAGGAACCATTTGTACGAAAAATGGCTGAAAAGGTCCGGAATGACGAATATTTCTATCCTTTAGTTGTGCTGGATGAAAAGGTACTTGGGGAAGGAAATCCTCGTTTAAAAACGATTTATGAGGCTCTCGAGGCCAAGGGATATAAGAGTGAGGCCATTAAGTAA
- the thrB gene encoding homoserine kinase → MNQPPMLRIQIPASTANLGPGFDSLGIALGLYLTIEASRSEHWEVTINCEEMHGLPEDESNYLVRMAQKAATFFGEEMPPCHLKVKSEIPLARGLGSSASAIIAGIELANAFCDLQLDETQKMRFASLEEGHPDNVGAALYGGLAVGVQVENGAEVISLPVVGAEAIITIPPFELKTETSRSLLPEKLSFGQAVSASAASNTFVAAVCAGNWALAGSMMERDHFHEPFRGELMPYFTEVRKIAKESGAYGTAVSGAGPSVITLANLEAVPVICQALKEAFPNMSIQHVPLVNHGPLVQAIK, encoded by the coding sequence ATGAATCAGCCTCCCATGCTGCGCATTCAAATCCCGGCAAGTACGGCTAATCTAGGCCCGGGCTTTGACTCGCTTGGAATTGCTCTAGGCCTTTACTTAACCATTGAGGCCTCCCGTTCTGAACATTGGGAGGTTACGATAAATTGTGAGGAAATGCATGGCCTGCCGGAGGATGAATCGAATTATCTCGTCCGGATGGCCCAAAAAGCAGCAACCTTCTTTGGAGAGGAAATGCCGCCATGTCACCTAAAGGTCAAGAGCGAAATTCCTCTTGCAAGGGGTCTTGGCAGCAGTGCCTCTGCCATCATTGCTGGGATTGAGCTTGCCAATGCCTTTTGTGACCTTCAGTTAGATGAGACTCAAAAGATGCGTTTTGCTTCATTAGAGGAGGGACACCCTGATAATGTCGGGGCAGCCCTTTATGGCGGTCTTGCTGTCGGTGTTCAGGTGGAGAATGGAGCTGAAGTTATTTCTTTGCCAGTGGTTGGGGCAGAAGCGATTATAACAATCCCGCCATTTGAATTGAAAACTGAGACATCAAGGTCTTTGCTCCCAGAAAAACTGTCTTTTGGACAAGCAGTCTCGGCAAGTGCAGCGTCCAATACATTTGTCGCGGCCGTCTGTGCTGGAAATTGGGCTCTCGCGGGAAGTATGATGGAGAGGGATCACTTCCATGAACCTTTTAGGGGGGAACTGATGCCCTACTTCACAGAGGTAAGGAAGATTGCAAAAGAATCTGGGGCATATGGTACAGCTGTCAGTGGTGCGGGACCGTCTGTTATCACCCTTGCCAATTTAGAAGCTGTTCCTGTCATATGCCAAGCATTAAAGGAGGCCTTTCCGAATATGTCAATTCAGCATGTTCCGCTTGTGAATCATGGCCCCCTTGTCCAGGCAATCAAATAA
- a CDS encoding phosphatidylglycerophosphatase A family protein produces the protein MKGKPIEMTEKTARQWLNDRGVSIKEIGELVMYLQHKYHTNLQLDECIDNVERVLSKREVQNAILTGIQLDILSEKGLLEDPLQSIIETDEGLYGVDEVLALSIVNVYGSIGFTNYGYIDKQKPGILQRLNDKSTGECHTFLDDIVGAIAAAASSRLAHRATNTE, from the coding sequence ATGAAAGGAAAGCCTATTGAAATGACAGAGAAAACGGCTCGGCAGTGGCTAAATGACCGCGGAGTCAGCATAAAGGAAATCGGCGAACTAGTCATGTATTTACAACATAAATATCACACAAATCTGCAGCTTGATGAGTGTATTGATAATGTGGAAAGAGTACTATCAAAGCGTGAGGTTCAAAATGCAATCTTAACAGGCATTCAGCTGGATATACTTTCTGAGAAAGGATTGCTTGAAGATCCGCTGCAATCCATTATCGAGACGGATGAAGGTTTATATGGGGTCGACGAGGTTCTGGCTTTGTCCATAGTCAATGTATATGGATCGATTGGATTTACTAACTATGGGTACATTGATAAGCAAAAACCAGGTATTTTACAAAGGCTGAATGACAAGTCTACCGGCGAATGCCATACCTTCCTCGATGACATCGTCGGAGCGATTGCCGCAGCTGCATCAAGCAGGCTTGCCCATCGCGCAACAAATACAGAATAA
- a CDS encoding homoserine dehydrogenase, with product MKPISIGLLGLGTVGTGVVKIISNHQDKLMHQVGCPVEIKKILVKDLVKERDVTIPSDMLTISSDDIIYDPEIDVVIEVIGGVEETRKLLLQALNNKKHVVTANKDLMAVYGPELLSVASRNGCDLFYEASVAGGIPILRGLTDGLASDRITKMMGIVNGTTNYILTKMCKEKLSYTEALKRAQELGFAESDPTADVGGLDAARKMAILATLGFSMTIDLDDVKVLGITEVSDEDLAFSQKLGYTVKLIGLAQRCKEDKVEVSVEPTLLPIDHPLAMVNDEYNAVYVYGEAVGETMFYGPGAGSLPTATAVVSDLVAVMKNMRLGVNGSSAVLPQFEKRLKTAEEICGKHFLRLRVKDEVGVFAQITSIFAEDGISFEKIMQLPIKGEQASEIVLISHDAPLANFERVLKKLRTYDKVEEIKSTYKVEGGLV from the coding sequence GTGAAGCCGATTTCAATAGGATTATTAGGACTTGGTACGGTAGGAACAGGGGTGGTTAAAATCATTAGCAATCATCAGGATAAGCTAATGCACCAGGTAGGCTGCCCTGTAGAGATAAAGAAAATCCTTGTGAAAGATCTTGTAAAAGAGCGGGATGTGACGATTCCAAGCGATATGCTGACGATTTCGAGCGATGATATTATCTATGATCCAGAAATAGATGTCGTCATCGAGGTAATTGGAGGAGTAGAAGAAACTCGTAAGCTTCTTCTTCAAGCATTGAACAATAAAAAGCATGTGGTAACGGCTAACAAGGATTTGATGGCAGTTTATGGCCCTGAGCTTCTATCTGTTGCGTCGAGAAATGGCTGCGACCTTTTCTATGAGGCCAGTGTTGCAGGTGGAATTCCGATTCTGCGCGGCTTGACAGACGGACTCGCCTCAGATCGTATTACGAAGATGATGGGGATTGTGAATGGAACGACGAATTATATACTTACGAAAATGTGCAAGGAGAAGCTTTCTTATACGGAAGCGTTGAAAAGAGCACAGGAGCTTGGGTTTGCGGAGTCCGACCCGACCGCTGATGTTGGCGGGCTGGATGCTGCCCGCAAGATGGCAATCTTGGCCACTCTTGGATTTTCCATGACGATTGATTTGGATGATGTAAAAGTACTAGGGATTACAGAGGTTTCAGATGAAGATCTTGCATTCAGCCAAAAGCTTGGATATACAGTGAAACTGATTGGCCTTGCGCAAAGATGCAAGGAGGATAAGGTCGAAGTCAGTGTTGAACCTACCCTGCTTCCAATCGATCACCCGCTTGCGATGGTGAATGATGAGTATAATGCGGTCTATGTATATGGGGAAGCAGTCGGTGAAACAATGTTCTACGGACCGGGAGCAGGAAGTCTACCGACTGCAACAGCTGTCGTTTCTGATTTAGTTGCTGTCATGAAGAATATGCGTCTTGGCGTGAATGGAAGCAGTGCTGTGCTGCCTCAATTCGAGAAAAGGCTGAAGACCGCCGAAGAAATCTGCGGCAAGCATTTCCTCCGTCTGCGCGTGAAGGATGAGGTTGGCGTCTTTGCCCAGATTACTTCAATATTCGCAGAAGATGGGATAAGCTTTGAGAAGATTATGCAGCTCCCAATTAAAGGTGAACAAGCCTCTGAAATCGTGCTGATTTCTCATGATGCGCCGCTTGCCAATTTCGAGAGGGTGCTTAAGAAACTCAGGACATATGACAAGGTGGAGGAGATCAAGAGTACGTATAAAGTGGAAGGAGGTCTTGTCTGA
- the thrC gene encoding threonine synthase, protein MGWKGLLQEFSEFLPVNEQTPMLTLHEGNTPLFHCRNLSEELGVELYVKYEGANPTGSFKDRGMVMAVAKAIEEGSDTIICASTGNTSAAAAAYAARAGLRCIVVIPDGKIAMGKLAQAVMYGAEIYAIKGNFDQALAMVRSISAKYPITLVNSVNPYRIEGQKTAAYEVCRELGKAPDILAIPVGNAGNITAYWKGFKEYDESHQSGLPEMRGFEAEGAAAIVHNRVFEEPETLATAIRIGNPASWEYAVKAAKESGGNIDEVSDEEIVHAYKLLARKEGIFAEPASCASIAGVIKQLQSGQIKKGQTVVAVLTGNGLKDPNTAVEYGHITPIVIENDEEELAKHFGSVVSS, encoded by the coding sequence ATGGGATGGAAAGGACTATTACAAGAGTTTTCGGAGTTCTTGCCGGTAAATGAACAGACTCCGATGCTAACCCTCCATGAGGGCAATACGCCATTATTCCATTGCAGAAATCTATCGGAGGAACTAGGAGTTGAGCTTTATGTGAAATATGAGGGAGCAAATCCGACTGGCTCCTTTAAAGATAGAGGGATGGTCATGGCGGTCGCAAAAGCGATTGAGGAAGGCAGTGATACAATTATCTGTGCTTCCACAGGCAATACATCGGCCGCTGCTGCCGCATATGCCGCAAGAGCAGGCTTACGCTGTATTGTTGTCATCCCGGATGGAAAGATTGCAATGGGGAAACTCGCCCAGGCAGTGATGTATGGAGCTGAGATTTATGCCATTAAGGGGAATTTTGACCAGGCTCTAGCGATGGTCCGCTCAATCAGCGCGAAATACCCCATCACCCTCGTAAATTCGGTGAACCCTTATCGAATAGAAGGGCAGAAGACGGCTGCCTATGAAGTTTGCCGAGAGCTTGGCAAGGCTCCTGATATTCTTGCGATTCCTGTTGGGAACGCTGGGAATATAACAGCCTATTGGAAAGGCTTTAAGGAATACGATGAAAGTCATCAATCAGGGCTCCCTGAAATGAGAGGATTTGAAGCGGAGGGGGCAGCGGCGATTGTCCACAACCGGGTTTTCGAAGAACCGGAAACGCTGGCAACGGCCATTCGCATCGGTAATCCTGCCAGCTGGGAATATGCCGTAAAGGCCGCGAAGGAGTCCGGAGGGAATATCGATGAGGTTTCTGATGAAGAAATCGTTCATGCCTATAAGCTCCTGGCACGTAAGGAGGGCATATTCGCAGAGCCTGCTTCTTGTGCATCCATTGCTGGGGTCATCAAGCAATTACAATCTGGTCAGATTAAGAAGGGACAGACTGTGGTAGCTGTTTTGACAGGTAATGGGCTGAAGGATCCGAATACAGCCGTTGAATATGGTCATATCACACCGATTGTCATTGAAAATGATGAGGAAGAGCTGGCCAAGCATTTTGGGAGCGTGGTTTCATCATGA
- the yutH gene encoding spore coat putative kinase YutH, producing MNRDSIYTNYGLTVENETTVGSVKLFKSGMQSYICYAAQGDEREIDEQYYMAHHLYEQGEPGIWLPIMNREESILTRESDQPYIVCMQGSVLPAIYETGKALAVFHYRGRTIQTRMEQSSRMGKWKQMWETRIDQLEKVWRDKLLSKPQNDFEKLFIDSYPYYAGLTENAIQYLVDTELDDDPEQIDGGTVCHTRFTPQTWGSQTIGKVPKDWVFDHGARDIAEYVRMHFLEQPNTYHQGVVNFLRQYQTVSPFSTFSAKMTYARLLLPIHYFETIETYYYIRSEGEKAMLEDRLNQYAKQSSLYERLLHDFYEMAGIPRGNSRMTVPEWIQTKRKTI from the coding sequence ATGAATCGTGATTCGATTTACACAAATTATGGTTTGACGGTAGAAAATGAGACCACTGTCGGTTCTGTGAAATTGTTTAAAAGCGGAATGCAGTCCTATATATGTTATGCGGCACAAGGCGATGAACGAGAAATAGATGAGCAATATTATATGGCGCATCATTTATATGAACAGGGTGAACCAGGGATTTGGCTGCCTATTATGAACCGCGAGGAAAGTATCCTCACACGGGAATCAGACCAGCCTTATATTGTTTGTATGCAAGGTTCTGTCCTTCCTGCCATTTATGAAACTGGTAAAGCCCTTGCTGTTTTCCATTACAGGGGCCGTACGATTCAAACGCGGATGGAGCAGTCCAGTCGAATGGGGAAATGGAAACAAATGTGGGAGACGCGCATCGACCAGCTGGAAAAGGTATGGAGAGATAAGCTCTTAAGCAAGCCGCAAAATGATTTTGAAAAATTGTTTATCGATTCTTATCCATATTATGCAGGCTTGACGGAAAATGCTATTCAATATTTGGTTGATACCGAGCTTGATGATGATCCTGAGCAGATAGATGGAGGGACAGTGTGCCACACTCGGTTCACCCCGCAAACCTGGGGCTCTCAAACCATTGGGAAAGTGCCAAAGGATTGGGTGTTTGATCATGGAGCCAGGGATATAGCTGAATACGTACGTATGCATTTCTTAGAACAGCCTAATACGTACCACCAAGGCGTTGTTAACTTTCTGCGCCAATATCAAACGGTGTCCCCATTTTCAACCTTCTCAGCCAAGATGACTTATGCCCGATTGCTTCTGCCCATCCATTATTTTGAGACCATCGAAACCTATTATTATATCCGCTCAGAAGGAGAGAAGGCTATGCTTGAGGATAGGCTTAACCAATATGCTAAACAATCAAGCCTTTATGAACGGTTATTGCATGATTTTTATGAAATGGCTGGCATCCCTAGAGGTAATAGCAGGATGACTGTACCTGAATGGATTCAAACTAAAAGAAAAACTATTTGA